A genomic stretch from Leptotrichia sp. HSP-536 includes:
- a CDS encoding type II toxin-antitoxin system RelE family toxin — MNYYKIEIEKKAKKKLLKMDKKNQFLILDYLKNTLSELENPRSQGKALQGKYKGKWRYRVGNYRILATIIDEKITIYIFDIGHRKEIYK, encoded by the coding sequence ATGAATTATTATAAAATTGAAATAGAAAAAAAAGCGAAAAAGAAATTACTCAAAATGGATAAAAAAAATCAATTTCTAATTTTAGATTATTTAAAAAATACATTAAGCGAACTTGAAAATCCACGTAGTCAGGGAAAAGCACTACAAGGTAAATATAAGGGAAAATGGCGATATAGAGTTGGAAATTACAGAATCTTAGCTACAATTATTGATGAAAAAATAACAATTTATATTTTTGATATTGGGCATAGGAAAGAGATTTATAAATAA
- a CDS encoding UDP-glucose 4-epimerase: MLYTVDVNSNLMNEFKKEVKENGENENEVLSALLREYLEDLRDAKELDKAIEESDGKFYSLNDVIKELGFENELL; the protein is encoded by the coding sequence ATGTTGTATACAGTTGATGTAAATTCAAACTTAATGAATGAATTTAAAAAAGAAGTAAAAGAAAATGGAGAAAATGAAAATGAGGTGCTATCTGCTTTATTGAGAGAATATCTGGAAGATTTAAGAGATGCCAAGGAATTAGATAAGGCGATTGAAGAAAGCGATGGAAAATTTTATTCATTGAATGATGTAATAAAGGAGCTAGGCTTTGAAAATGAATTATTATAA
- a CDS encoding GNAT family N-acetyltransferase: protein MKIRRFEEKDSKKVSELIVKTLRKTNIKDYSADLIENYVNNFQSENVLKRASWTHFYVAEEKGNIIGCGAIAPYWDKIDESSLFTIFISPEYQGKGIGRKIIETLEKDEYFLRAKRIEVPASITAVPFYKKMGYSCKNGVNKADDEGIVRMEKFRKDKVR, encoded by the coding sequence ATGAAAATACGCAGATTTGAAGAAAAAGACTCTAAAAAAGTATCTGAATTGATTGTGAAAACATTGCGAAAAACAAATATAAAAGATTATTCTGCTGATTTAATAGAAAATTATGTAAATAATTTCCAGTCTGAAAATGTTCTTAAAAGAGCCTCGTGGACACATTTTTATGTTGCCGAAGAAAAGGGCAATATTATTGGATGTGGAGCAATTGCACCATATTGGGATAAAATTGATGAAAGTTCTTTATTTACTATTTTTATCTCGCCTGAATATCAGGGAAAGGGAATAGGACGAAAAATTATTGAAACATTGGAAAAAGATGAATATTTTTTAAGAGCCAAAAGAATCGAAGTACCTGCATCCATTACAGCTGTCCCGTTTTATAAAAAAATGGGATATAGTTGCAAAAATGGAGTAAATAAAGCAGATGATGAAGGAATTGTAAGAATGGAAAAATTTAGAAAAGATAAAGTGAGATAA
- the pheT gene encoding phenylalanine--tRNA ligase subunit beta produces MLISLNWLKQYINLDGIEINEMENALTMIGQEVEKIEVLGENLENVVTAHIVEKEMHPDSDHLTICKVDNGKEILQVVCGASNHKAGDKVVLAQVGAKLAEDFVIKKGKIRGVESNGMLCSEEELNIGKDSHGIMILPQDTPAGIPMKEYLGINDTVFELEITPNRPDCLSHIGIARELGAYYGKEVKYPSFVINTESSEKTADNISVEIADRNLAKRYVARIIKNVTVKESPKWLKERVESIGIRSINNIVDASNFVMMELNQPNHAFDLDKIEGGKIVVRAGLENEKLVTLDEQERELNSDDIVISDGVKAVALGGVMGGENSQITENTKNILLEVANFNSQNVRKTSRRLTLSSDSSYRFERRVDEENAVNVINRLANLIQEVAGGEILAGAVDNYPVAYEKKSAELNFERLNRFVGKVIPRETVIGILTRLGIEVVDNGETLRLTAPSYRDDLENEQDYFEEIIRMYGFDNIENILPKLDISEQPVIDTTKLSTQVKLIVANTGFKEVINYSFVPKDAMEKIKYTVAQEKLIDVLKPITEDFVTLRPTLLYSLIKNAKDNINRNVSNIRFFEVSRTFEKAEELAKEEVKLGIILAGENDKTLWNPKPVPYDFYDLKGIVEEIFTQLKFNNYMIKRSEQSQFHPGRSVDVFVGRELIGSFGEIHPDVLENFDLGKTSVLVGEFNIDLIQKYIGKKANYQGIVKYPAVPRDFAFVMKEEILVGDVLKTIQKVDKKIEKVELFDIYQGVGVLPGMKSVAISVVLRDKNKTLEEKEIVDISNKIVAKVEKDYGAVLRQ; encoded by the coding sequence ATGCTGATTTCGTTGAACTGGTTAAAGCAGTATATAAATTTAGATGGAATAGAAATAAATGAAATGGAGAATGCCCTTACTATGATTGGGCAGGAAGTGGAAAAAATCGAGGTGCTGGGGGAAAACTTGGAAAATGTTGTAACGGCACATATTGTTGAAAAGGAGATGCATCCTGATTCGGATCATTTGACGATTTGTAAAGTGGATAATGGGAAGGAAATTTTACAGGTTGTATGTGGTGCGTCTAATCATAAAGCTGGGGATAAGGTTGTTTTAGCACAGGTTGGAGCAAAACTGGCTGAAGACTTTGTTATTAAAAAAGGGAAGATAAGAGGTGTGGAATCAAATGGAATGCTTTGTTCAGAAGAAGAACTGAATATTGGAAAGGATTCTCATGGGATTATGATTTTACCTCAAGATACACCTGCGGGAATACCAATGAAGGAATACTTGGGAATTAATGATACTGTTTTCGAGCTGGAAATTACGCCAAATCGTCCTGATTGTCTGTCGCATATCGGGATTGCAAGAGAACTGGGGGCTTATTACGGGAAGGAAGTTAAATATCCTAGTTTTGTGATAAATACTGAAAGTAGCGAAAAAACGGCTGACAATATTTCAGTTGAAATTGCAGACAGAAATTTGGCAAAAAGATATGTGGCTAGAATTATTAAAAATGTGACGGTTAAGGAAAGTCCAAAATGGCTTAAGGAAAGAGTGGAATCTATTGGAATTAGAAGTATTAACAATATTGTAGATGCTTCAAATTTTGTTATGATGGAGCTTAATCAGCCTAATCACGCCTTTGATTTAGATAAAATTGAAGGTGGAAAGATTGTTGTGAGAGCGGGGCTTGAAAATGAAAAACTGGTTACGCTTGATGAACAGGAAAGAGAATTAAATAGTGATGATATTGTAATTTCGGATGGAGTGAAAGCTGTGGCACTTGGTGGTGTAATGGGCGGAGAAAATTCACAAATTACTGAAAATACAAAAAATATCCTTCTGGAAGTGGCAAATTTTAACTCGCAAAATGTCAGAAAAACTTCAAGAAGATTGACTTTATCAAGTGATTCTTCATATAGATTTGAAAGAAGAGTGGACGAGGAAAATGCAGTTAATGTGATAAATAGACTTGCGAATTTAATTCAGGAAGTGGCAGGCGGAGAAATTTTGGCTGGAGCGGTTGACAATTATCCTGTCGCTTATGAGAAAAAATCTGCTGAACTTAATTTTGAAAGACTGAACCGTTTTGTTGGGAAAGTAATTCCTCGTGAAACTGTTATCGGAATTTTGACTAGACTTGGAATCGAAGTTGTAGATAATGGGGAAACTTTGAGATTAACTGCACCAAGTTACCGAGACGATTTGGAAAATGAGCAGGACTACTTTGAAGAAATCATCAGAATGTATGGTTTTGACAATATCGAAAACATTTTACCAAAACTGGATATTAGTGAACAGCCAGTTATTGACACAACAAAACTTTCTACGCAGGTGAAACTTATTGTAGCAAATACAGGATTTAAGGAAGTTATCAACTACAGCTTTGTTCCAAAAGATGCAATGGAAAAAATAAAATACACAGTTGCACAGGAAAAACTGATTGATGTGTTAAAACCAATTACAGAGGATTTTGTAACATTGCGTCCGACATTGCTTTACAGCCTTATCAAAAACGCAAAGGACAACATTAACAGGAATGTTTCAAATATCAGATTCTTTGAAGTGAGCAGAACTTTTGAAAAAGCCGAAGAATTGGCAAAAGAAGAAGTTAAATTGGGAATAATTCTGGCTGGAGAAAACGACAAGACATTGTGGAATCCAAAACCTGTTCCTTACGATTTTTACGATTTGAAGGGAATTGTAGAAGAAATCTTTACACAGCTTAAATTCAATAACTATATGATAAAACGTTCTGAACAAAGCCAGTTTCACCCTGGACGTTCAGTTGATGTGTTTGTGGGACGTGAATTAATTGGAAGTTTTGGAGAAATTCATCCAGATGTGCTGGAAAACTTTGATTTAGGGAAAACATCTGTTCTAGTTGGAGAATTTAACATTGACTTGATTCAGAAATATATTGGTAAAAAGGCAAATTATCAAGGAATTGTAAAATATCCAGCTGTGCCAAGAGATTTTGCATTCGTTATGAAGGAAGAAATCCTAGTTGGAGATGTCTTAAAAACAATCCAGAAAGTTGACAAGAAAATAGAAAAAGTAGAACTATTCGACATTTATCAAGGAGTTGGAGTACTGCCTGGAATGAAGAGCGTGGCAATTAGTGTAGTGCTAAGAGATAAGAATAAGACGCTGGAAGAGAAGGAAATTGTGGATATTTCCAACAAGATTGTGGCTAAAGTTGAGAAGGATTATGGGGCGGTTTTAAGACAATAA
- the pheS gene encoding phenylalanine--tRNA ligase subunit alpha — MLDKLAHLKEEVLAKLKEVENLEELNDLRVKILGKKGEFTAIMKGMAGIAAEKRAEFGKVTNEIKNVLQNRFEEVNTDLKEIAKQQRLKNETIDVTLPGRKANVGSLHPLTKTVMEIKDIVSTMGFDIVDGPEVEYVKYNFDALNIPKTHPSREISDTFYIEEENVVLRTQTSGMQIRYMEDRKPPFRMISIGKVYRPDYDVSHTPMFHQMEGLMIGEDVSFANFKAILENIVKKIFGEDRRVRFRPHFFPFTEPSAEMDVECGVCKGAGCRVCKGTGWLEILGSGMVNPKVLEGVGIDPKKYQGFAFGLGLERITMLKYGIDDLRAFFENDERFLNQF; from the coding sequence ATGTTAGACAAATTGGCACACTTGAAAGAAGAAGTGTTAGCAAAACTTAAAGAGGTGGAAAATCTCGAGGAATTAAATGACTTGAGAGTTAAAATATTGGGGAAAAAAGGGGAATTTACGGCTATTATGAAGGGGATGGCTGGGATTGCGGCTGAAAAGCGGGCTGAATTTGGAAAAGTTACAAATGAAATAAAAAATGTACTGCAAAATAGATTTGAAGAAGTAAATACTGACTTGAAGGAAATTGCAAAACAGCAAAGATTGAAAAATGAAACAATAGATGTGACTTTGCCAGGGAGAAAGGCTAACGTGGGTTCGCTTCATCCGCTTACAAAGACAGTTATGGAAATAAAGGATATTGTTTCTACAATGGGATTTGACATTGTGGACGGACCAGAAGTGGAATATGTAAAATACAATTTTGACGCATTAAATATTCCAAAAACACATCCATCACGTGAAATTTCAGATACATTTTACATCGAAGAAGAAAATGTTGTGCTAAGAACACAGACTTCTGGTATGCAAATTAGATATATGGAAGACAGAAAACCGCCATTTAGAATGATTTCGATTGGGAAAGTTTATCGTCCAGACTACGATGTGTCACATACGCCAATGTTTCATCAAATGGAAGGGCTTATGATTGGAGAAGATGTTTCTTTTGCTAATTTTAAAGCAATTTTGGAAAATATCGTGAAAAAAATATTTGGGGAAGACAGAAGAGTAAGATTTCGACCACATTTTTTCCCGTTCACAGAACCATCGGCTGAAATGGATGTAGAATGTGGAGTTTGTAAAGGAGCTGGGTGTAGAGTTTGTAAAGGAACTGGGTGGCTTGAAATTTTAGGAAGCGGAATGGTAAATCCGAAAGTACTGGAAGGTGTTGGAATTGATCCAAAAAAATATCAAGGTTTTGCATTTGGGCTAGGGCTTGAAAGAATTACGATGTTAAAATATGGAATTGACGATTTGAGGGCGTTTTTTGAAAATGATGAAAGATTTTTGAATCAATTTTAA
- a CDS encoding ArsR/SmtB family transcription factor, with amino-acid sequence MAIKEEENTTYETRAIHKDVVKRVEKTMPKEEIIYDLADFFKILGDTTRMRILSALFQEEMCVYDIANLLKMTQSAISHQLRVLKQGRFVKHRKEGKIVYYSLEDEHIKHIVEQGMIHILEKR; translated from the coding sequence ATGGCTATAAAAGAAGAAGAAAATACAACCTATGAAACAAGAGCCATTCATAAAGATGTTGTTAAAAGAGTAGAAAAAACTATGCCAAAAGAAGAAATCATATATGATTTAGCTGATTTTTTTAAAATATTGGGAGATACGACTAGAATGAGAATTTTAAGCGCCCTTTTCCAAGAGGAAATGTGTGTTTATGATATTGCGAATTTATTGAAAATGACACAGTCTGCGATTTCTCATCAGCTGAGAGTATTAAAACAGGGAAGATTTGTAAAACATAGAAAAGAAGGAAAAATTGTATACTATTCTCTAGAAGATGAACATATAAAACATATCGTAGAGCAAGGAATGATACATATTTTAGAAAAAAGATAA
- a CDS encoding DUF4825 domain-containing protein, whose translation MKNKKLKIIILLTVCIIFTACGKSQNSEKNIYEYKTKYVGDNSKVINILSNLKYPKEASYNSVQILSEKEPYGILVKLNVNSDKIPEKNDFLKNTAIMFALIENLSFVKYVNVSDNKVVAEFTRNEVDNYLKDEVNKDTKEIGMSEKGFVKYLNE comes from the coding sequence ATGAAAAATAAAAAATTAAAAATAATAATTTTATTAACTGTATGTATTATTTTTACAGCGTGTGGTAAATCACAAAATTCAGAAAAAAATATTTACGAATACAAAACAAAATATGTAGGCGACAATTCTAAAGTAATAAATATTTTATCAAATTTAAAATATCCCAAAGAAGCAAGTTATAATTCGGTACAAATTCTTTCGGAAAAAGAGCCTTATGGAATACTTGTAAAATTAAATGTAAATTCAGATAAAATTCCTGAAAAAAATGATTTTCTTAAGAATACAGCTATAATGTTTGCTTTAATTGAAAATTTATCATTTGTGAAATATGTGAATGTTTCAGATAATAAAGTTGTGGCTGAATTTACTAGAAATGAAGTTGATAATTACTTAAAGGATGAAGTGAATAAAGATACTAAAGAAATTGGGATGAGTGAAAAGGGATTTGTAAAATATTTAAATGAATAA